A single genomic interval of Jatrophihabitans endophyticus harbors:
- the cobF gene encoding precorrin-6A synthase (deacetylating), which yields MREILVIGIGPGDPDQITVAAVAALNRVDVFFVVDKGAAKSGLLDVRDEILRRHVRDQDRFRVVEIADPPRERRPDGADAYTGVVADWHAARADRFADAIAGELAEDGVGAFLVWGDPALYDSTLRVIDRILAGGRVEFGYSVIAGVTSVHALTAAHRIPLNRIGEPIHVTPARRIADGLPDGLDSAVVMLDQGFTAAALDPDLEVFWGAYLSTPDEVLIAGRLGDVAAEITRRRAELREQHGWIMDTYLLRRPTP from the coding sequence GTGCGCGAGATCCTCGTCATCGGCATCGGCCCGGGCGATCCCGACCAGATCACGGTCGCCGCCGTCGCGGCGCTCAACCGCGTCGACGTGTTCTTCGTCGTCGACAAGGGAGCCGCGAAGTCCGGTCTGCTCGACGTACGCGACGAGATCCTGCGCCGCCACGTCCGCGACCAGGACAGGTTCCGCGTCGTCGAGATCGCCGACCCGCCCCGCGAGCGCCGCCCCGACGGGGCCGACGCCTACACCGGTGTCGTCGCCGACTGGCATGCCGCGCGCGCGGACCGCTTCGCCGACGCGATCGCCGGCGAGCTGGCCGAGGACGGGGTCGGCGCGTTCCTCGTCTGGGGCGATCCGGCGCTCTACGACAGCACCTTGCGCGTCATCGACCGCATCCTCGCCGGCGGGCGCGTGGAGTTCGGCTATTCGGTGATCGCCGGGGTGACGAGCGTGCACGCGCTCACGGCGGCGCACCGCATCCCGCTCAACCGCATCGGCGAGCCGATCCACGTCACGCCCGCCCGCCGCATCGCCGACGGGCTGCCCGACGGCCTCGACAGCGCCGTCGTCATGCTCGACCAGGGCTTCACCGCCGCCGCGCTCGACCCCGACCTCGAGGTCTTCTGGGGCGCCTACCTCAGCACGCCCGACGAGGTGCTGATCGCGGGCCGGCTCGGTGACGTCGCCGCCGAGATCACCCGCCGGCGCGCGGAGCTGCGCGAGCAGCACGGCTGGATCATGGACACCTACCTGCTGCGCCGCCCCACCCCGTGA
- a CDS encoding glycosyltransferase → MLRPRRIAVIAPSRSPLAEPFSGGLVAHVWALCTNLLQRGHDVTVFASPGSDPRLPLSDIALTGPVLSEDARADVSMPPDVVLDEHHAYLSVMMQLAAQPGRYDVVHNHSLHHLPIAMARFVSTPMVTTLHTPPTPWLESAVQSGPRTAMRFVAVSEHTAGRWRPLLDHVDVVPNGVDLARWPAGPGGCDLAWTGRLVPEKAPHLAIHAARRAGRRLVLAGPVDDRDYYKLEIEPLLGDDVVHAGHLDQAALSELVRTSAAVVVTPVWDEPYGLVVAEALASGTPVAGFRRGGVPEVVDDSCARLVRGGDIAALAGAIDEAVLLPRAAARARAEQACSLELMMDRYEALLTGAVAA, encoded by the coding sequence GTGCTGCGCCCACGTCGTATCGCCGTCATCGCCCCCTCGCGTTCGCCGCTGGCCGAACCGTTCTCCGGCGGGCTGGTCGCGCACGTGTGGGCCCTGTGCACGAACCTGCTGCAGCGCGGTCACGACGTCACCGTGTTCGCCTCGCCCGGCAGCGACCCGCGGCTGCCGCTCAGCGACATCGCCCTGACCGGGCCGGTGCTGTCCGAGGACGCCCGCGCGGACGTCTCGATGCCGCCCGACGTCGTCCTGGACGAGCACCACGCCTACCTCAGCGTCATGATGCAGCTGGCCGCGCAGCCGGGACGCTACGACGTCGTCCACAACCACAGCCTGCACCACCTGCCCATCGCGATGGCACGCTTCGTCTCCACGCCGATGGTCACGACGCTGCACACGCCACCGACGCCGTGGCTCGAGAGCGCCGTGCAGTCCGGCCCGCGCACCGCGATGCGCTTCGTCGCGGTCAGCGAGCACACCGCCGGGCGCTGGCGGCCGCTGCTCGACCACGTCGACGTCGTGCCCAACGGCGTCGACCTCGCGCGCTGGCCGGCCGGGCCCGGCGGCTGCGACCTCGCCTGGACCGGGCGGCTCGTGCCCGAGAAGGCGCCCCACCTGGCGATCCACGCCGCGCGCCGCGCCGGTCGCCGGCTCGTCCTGGCCGGCCCCGTCGACGACCGCGACTACTACAAGCTCGAGATCGAGCCGCTGCTCGGCGACGACGTCGTGCACGCCGGCCACCTGGACCAGGCGGCGCTGTCGGAGCTGGTCCGCACGTCGGCGGCCGTCGTCGTCACCCCGGTGTGGGACGAGCCGTACGGCCTGGTCGTGGCCGAGGCGCTGGCGTCCGGCACCCCGGTCGCGGGTTTCCGTCGCGGCGGCGTGCCCGAGGTCGTGGACGACAGCTGCGCCCGACTGGTGCGCGGCGGCGACATCGCGGCGCTGGCCGGTGCGATCGACGAGGCGGTGCTGCTGCCCCGCGCCGCGGCGCGGGCCCGCGCCGAGCAGGCGTGCTCGCTGGAGCTGATGATGGACCGCTACGAGGCGCTGCTCACCGGGGCCGTCGCGGCATGA
- a CDS encoding precorrin-2 C(20)-methyltransferase — protein MAAPTGAGTLYGVGLGPGDPELVTVRAARLIGAAHVVAYHSARHGRSVARAIAEPYLRDGQVEEQLVYPVTTETTEHPGGYEGAINDFYEAAAARLAEHLAAGRDVVLLAEGDPLFFSSYMHMHKRIAGRFRTEIVPGVTSVSAAAAALAQPLVEGNDVLTVLPGTLPPDVLAERLAQTDAAAIMKVSRHFAGVQDALKHAGRIEDAYYVERASAASQRTERAGDVDPASVPYMSLVIVPGPEAAQDPVATATGGGTAAAPAGGRVDVVGLGPAGRDWLTPQAMAVLAAADDVVGYSTYVARVPANPRQRRHASDNKVEAERAEFALDLARRGRRVAVVSSGDPGVFAMASAVLEAATDERYAGVPVDIVPGLTAAQAVASRAGAPLGHDYAVISLSDRLKPWDVVAARLDAAARADLAIAIYNPASQTRRQQLHDARDVLLRHRDPVTPVVVGRAVGSDDETVTVTTLGELDPETVDMRCLLIVGSSQTRTLAVTGEPRVFTPRRYPAAD, from the coding sequence ATGGCGGCACCGACCGGAGCAGGCACGCTCTACGGCGTCGGGCTCGGCCCGGGCGACCCCGAGCTGGTGACCGTCCGCGCGGCCCGGTTGATCGGCGCGGCGCACGTCGTGGCCTACCACTCGGCGCGGCACGGCCGCTCGGTCGCCCGCGCGATCGCCGAGCCGTACCTGCGGGACGGGCAGGTGGAGGAGCAGCTCGTCTACCCGGTGACCACCGAGACGACCGAGCACCCGGGCGGCTACGAGGGCGCCATCAACGACTTCTACGAGGCCGCCGCCGCCCGGCTCGCCGAGCACCTGGCGGCGGGCCGCGACGTCGTGCTGCTGGCCGAGGGCGACCCGCTGTTCTTCAGCTCGTACATGCACATGCACAAGCGCATCGCCGGCCGGTTCCGCACCGAGATCGTCCCGGGCGTCACGTCGGTCAGCGCGGCCGCGGCGGCGCTCGCGCAGCCGCTCGTCGAGGGCAACGACGTGCTCACCGTGCTGCCCGGCACGCTGCCGCCGGACGTCCTGGCCGAGCGGTTGGCGCAGACCGACGCCGCCGCGATCATGAAGGTCTCCCGCCACTTCGCCGGTGTCCAGGACGCGCTCAAGCACGCCGGCCGCATCGAGGACGCCTACTACGTCGAACGGGCGTCCGCCGCGTCGCAGCGCACCGAGCGGGCCGGGGACGTCGACCCGGCCTCGGTGCCGTACATGTCGCTGGTGATCGTCCCCGGCCCGGAGGCCGCGCAGGACCCGGTCGCCACCGCCACGGGCGGCGGGACCGCGGCGGCGCCGGCCGGTGGGCGGGTGGACGTCGTCGGGCTCGGGCCGGCCGGTCGTGACTGGCTGACCCCGCAGGCGATGGCGGTGCTGGCCGCCGCCGACGACGTCGTCGGCTACTCCACCTACGTGGCGCGGGTCCCGGCCAACCCGCGGCAGCGGCGCCACGCGAGCGACAACAAGGTCGAGGCCGAGCGGGCCGAGTTCGCCCTCGACCTCGCCCGCCGCGGCCGCCGGGTCGCGGTGGTCTCCTCCGGCGACCCCGGCGTCTTCGCGATGGCGAGCGCGGTGCTCGAGGCCGCGACCGACGAGCGCTACGCCGGCGTGCCCGTCGACATCGTCCCCGGGCTGACGGCGGCGCAGGCGGTCGCGAGCCGCGCGGGTGCGCCGCTCGGCCACGACTACGCGGTGATCTCGCTGTCCGACCGGCTCAAGCCGTGGGACGTCGTCGCCGCCCGCCTCGACGCCGCCGCGCGGGCCGACCTCGCGATCGCGATCTACAACCCGGCCTCGCAGACCCGACGGCAGCAGCTGCACGACGCGCGGGACGTGCTGCTGCGCCATCGCGACCCGGTCACGCCGGTCGTCGTCGGCCGCGCCGTGGGCAGCGACGACGAGACCGTCACCGTCACCACGCTCGGCGAGCTCGACCCGGAGACCGTCGACATGCGCTGCCTGCTCATCGTCGGGTCCTCGCAGACGCGCACGCTGGCCGTCACCGGCGAGCCGCGGGTCTTCACCCCGCGGCGCTACCCGGCAGCCGACTGA
- the cobN gene encoding cobaltochelatase subunit CobN, with product MSTIVLLSTSDTDLLSARASGADYWLANPARADGGPDHQQSSGTFEAAELIVVRLLGSPDNLCSGFARFQDAGKPMIVLGGEATPNAELMALSTVPIGVAAEAHRYLAEGGPANLAGLHAFLSDTVLMTGEGFDPPTPMPSWGHLDGVAPAVDAERPTVAVLYYRAHQLAGNLNFVRTLDAAVEAAGGRALPIFCSSLRAPEDALVDTLRAADAVIVTVLAAGGTTPAAAQAGGTDEEWDAAALSGLDVPVLQAMCLTSSRDAWVESDDGLSPMDAANQVAIPEFDGRIITVPFSFKEVGEDGLTHYVADPERARRVAGIAVKHARLRRIPNADKRIVVMLSAYPTKHARIGNAVGLDTPASTVGLLAAMRDAGYDLGRDVATDLPGVDEQDGDALFHALIAAGGQDEQWLTEEQLAGNPVRIAAADYRRWFDTLDPVLRDAVTEHWGAAPGELFVDHSNSADGEIVLAALRSGNVVVMVQPPRGFGANPVAIYHDPDLPPSHHYLAAYHWVREQFGADAVVHVGKHGNLEWLPGKTAGLSAACAADAAIGDLPLVYPFLVNDPGEGAQAKRRAHATIVDHLVPPMARAESYGDIARLEQLLDEHANIAAMDPGKLPAIRAQIWTLIQAAKLDHDLGLDDRPHDAEFDDFLLHVDGWLCEIKDAQIRDGLHVLGGAPVGEARVNLVLAILRARQMFAGARSLPGLREALGLVEGAGVDADEHEAEARRLVQALEDADWSPAAVDGLASGTVADVLRFAATEVVPRLAGTAAEIDHVLHALAGGHVPAGPSGSPLRGLVNVLPTGRNFYTVDPRAVPSRLAWETGQAMANSLLERHLADTGEYPASVGLSAWGTSAMRTSGDDIAEVLALLGVRPVWDEASRRVSSLDAIPLAELGRPRIDVTVRISGFFRDAFPHVVTMLDDAVRLVADLDEPAESNFVRAHAQADLAEHGDERRATIRIFGSKPGAYGAGLLPLIDARNWRDDADLAEVYAAWGGFAYGRGLDGREARPDMETAYRRIAVAAHNTDTLEHDIADSDDYFQYHGGMIATVRALTGRAPRAYIGDSTRPDTVRTRSLAEETARVFRARVVNPRWIDAMKRHGYKGAFELAATVDYLFGYDATAGVVEDWMYEKLADSYVRDADTRAFFERSNPWALHGITERLLEAAERKLWDSPDPETLDALRRAYLETEGDLEDR from the coding sequence GTGAGCACCATCGTCCTGCTGTCGACATCGGACACCGACCTGCTCTCGGCCCGCGCGAGCGGCGCCGACTACTGGCTGGCCAACCCGGCCCGCGCCGACGGCGGCCCCGATCACCAGCAGTCGAGCGGGACGTTCGAGGCGGCCGAGCTGATCGTCGTCCGGCTGCTCGGCTCGCCGGACAACCTGTGCAGCGGGTTCGCCCGGTTCCAGGACGCGGGCAAGCCGATGATCGTGCTCGGTGGCGAGGCGACCCCCAACGCCGAGCTGATGGCGCTGTCGACGGTGCCCATCGGCGTCGCGGCCGAGGCGCACCGCTACCTGGCCGAGGGCGGCCCGGCCAACCTCGCGGGGCTGCACGCGTTCCTCTCCGACACCGTGCTGATGACCGGCGAGGGGTTCGACCCGCCCACCCCGATGCCGTCGTGGGGGCATCTCGACGGTGTCGCGCCGGCCGTGGACGCGGAGCGGCCGACCGTCGCCGTCCTGTACTACCGCGCCCACCAGCTCGCCGGGAACCTGAACTTCGTCCGCACCCTCGACGCCGCGGTCGAGGCGGCCGGCGGACGCGCGCTGCCTATCTTCTGCTCGTCCCTGCGCGCGCCCGAGGACGCGCTCGTCGACACCCTGCGCGCGGCCGACGCCGTGATCGTGACGGTCCTGGCCGCCGGGGGGACGACGCCGGCCGCGGCGCAGGCCGGCGGCACCGACGAGGAGTGGGACGCCGCCGCGCTCAGCGGGCTGGACGTGCCGGTCCTGCAGGCGATGTGCCTCACCTCGTCGCGCGACGCCTGGGTGGAGTCCGACGACGGCCTCTCGCCGATGGACGCCGCCAACCAGGTCGCGATCCCCGAGTTCGACGGTCGCATCATCACCGTCCCGTTCTCGTTCAAGGAGGTCGGCGAGGACGGCCTCACGCATTACGTCGCCGACCCCGAGCGCGCCCGGCGCGTCGCGGGGATCGCCGTGAAGCACGCGCGGCTGCGCCGCATCCCGAACGCCGACAAGCGGATCGTGGTGATGCTGTCGGCCTACCCGACCAAACACGCCCGCATCGGCAACGCGGTCGGCCTCGACACCCCCGCATCCACCGTCGGGCTGCTCGCCGCCATGCGCGACGCGGGGTACGACCTCGGCCGCGATGTCGCCACCGACCTCCCCGGCGTCGACGAGCAGGACGGCGACGCGCTCTTCCACGCCCTCATCGCCGCGGGCGGGCAGGACGAGCAGTGGCTCACCGAGGAGCAGCTGGCCGGCAACCCCGTCCGCATCGCCGCCGCCGACTACCGCCGCTGGTTCGACACCCTCGACCCGGTGCTCCGCGACGCGGTCACCGAGCACTGGGGCGCCGCCCCGGGCGAGCTGTTCGTGGACCACTCGAACTCCGCCGACGGCGAGATCGTGCTGGCGGCGCTGCGCTCGGGCAACGTCGTGGTCATGGTGCAGCCGCCGCGCGGCTTCGGCGCCAACCCGGTCGCGATCTACCACGACCCGGACCTGCCGCCGAGTCACCACTACCTCGCCGCGTACCACTGGGTGCGCGAGCAGTTCGGCGCCGACGCGGTCGTGCACGTCGGCAAGCACGGCAACCTCGAGTGGCTGCCCGGCAAGACCGCGGGGCTGTCGGCCGCGTGCGCCGCCGACGCGGCGATCGGCGACCTGCCGCTCGTGTACCCGTTCCTCGTGAACGACCCGGGCGAGGGCGCGCAGGCCAAGCGGCGCGCGCACGCCACCATCGTCGACCACCTCGTCCCGCCGATGGCCCGGGCCGAGAGCTACGGCGACATCGCCCGGCTCGAGCAGCTGCTCGACGAGCACGCCAACATCGCGGCGATGGACCCGGGCAAGCTGCCCGCGATCCGCGCCCAGATCTGGACGCTCATCCAGGCGGCCAAGCTCGACCACGACCTCGGGCTGGACGACCGGCCGCACGACGCCGAGTTCGACGACTTCCTGCTCCACGTCGACGGCTGGCTCTGCGAGATCAAGGACGCGCAGATCCGCGACGGGCTGCACGTCCTCGGCGGCGCCCCCGTCGGCGAGGCGCGGGTGAACCTGGTGCTGGCGATCCTGCGGGCACGGCAGATGTTCGCCGGCGCCCGCTCGCTGCCGGGCCTGCGCGAGGCGCTGGGCCTCGTCGAGGGCGCCGGCGTGGACGCCGACGAGCACGAGGCCGAGGCCCGCCGCCTCGTGCAGGCCCTGGAGGACGCCGACTGGTCGCCCGCCGCCGTCGACGGGCTGGCGAGCGGGACCGTCGCCGACGTGCTGCGTTTCGCCGCCACCGAGGTCGTGCCCCGCCTCGCCGGCACCGCGGCCGAGATCGACCACGTCCTGCACGCGCTGGCCGGTGGCCACGTGCCCGCCGGCCCGTCCGGCTCGCCGCTGCGTGGACTCGTGAACGTGCTGCCGACGGGGCGGAACTTCTACACCGTCGACCCGCGCGCGGTGCCGTCCCGGCTGGCGTGGGAGACCGGGCAGGCGATGGCGAACTCGCTGCTCGAACGCCACCTCGCCGACACCGGCGAGTACCCCGCGTCGGTCGGCCTGTCGGCGTGGGGGACGTCGGCGATGCGCACCAGCGGCGACGACATCGCCGAGGTGCTGGCGCTGCTCGGCGTCCGGCCGGTCTGGGACGAGGCGTCGCGTCGGGTCAGCTCGCTCGACGCGATCCCGCTCGCCGAGCTGGGGCGGCCCCGCATCGACGTCACCGTGCGCATCAGCGGGTTCTTCCGCGACGCGTTCCCGCACGTCGTGACGATGCTGGACGACGCGGTGCGGCTGGTCGCCGACCTCGACGAGCCGGCCGAGTCGAACTTCGTCCGCGCGCACGCGCAGGCCGACCTCGCCGAGCACGGCGACGAGCGCCGCGCGACCATCCGCATCTTCGGCTCCAAGCCCGGTGCGTACGGCGCGGGGCTGCTGCCGCTGATCGACGCGCGCAACTGGCGTGACGACGCCGATCTCGCCGAGGTCTACGCGGCGTGGGGCGGCTTCGCCTACGGCCGCGGGCTGGACGGTCGCGAGGCCCGGCCGGACATGGAGACGGCGTACCGGCGCATCGCGGTGGCGGCGCACAACACCGACACGCTCGAGCACGACATCGCCGACTCCGACGACTACTTCCAGTACCACGGCGGCATGATCGCGACCGTCCGCGCGCTGACCGGCCGGGCGCCGCGCGCCTACATCGGCGACTCGACCCGTCCGGACACCGTGCGCACCCGGTCGCTGGCCGAGGAGACCGCGCGGGTGTTCCGCGCCCGCGTCGTCAACCCGCGCTGGATCGATGCGATGAAGCGCCACGGCTACAAGGGCGCCTTCGAGCTCGCCGCCACCGTCGACTACCTGTTCGGCTACGACGCCACCGCCGGCGTCGTCGAGGACTGGATGTACGAGAAGCTCGCCGACAGCTACGTCCGCGACGCCGACACCCGGGCCTTCTTCGAACGGTCCAACCCGTGGGCGCTGCACGGCATCACCGAGCGGCTGCTCGAGGCCGCCGAGCGCAAGCTCTGGGACTCCCCCGACCCCGAGACGCTCGACGCCCTGCGCCGGGCCTACCTCGAGACGGAGGGCGACCTCGAGGACCGCTGA
- a CDS encoding precorrin-8X methylmutase: protein MAETRYDYVHEGAEIYRRSFATIRAEADLTGLPVDVARVAVRMIHSCGMVDLAGDLGYSSQVVAAARTALLAGAPILCDAHMVASGITRSRLPAGNDVVCTLSDPGVPELAARIGNTRSAAALDHWLPRLDGAVVAIGNAPTALFRLLELVADGAPRPAAVLGIPVGFIGAAESKEALAASGLEHLVVHGRRGGSAMAVAAVNAIASEEE from the coding sequence ATGGCTGAGACCCGCTACGACTACGTGCACGAGGGCGCCGAGATCTACCGCCGGTCGTTCGCGACGATCCGGGCCGAGGCCGACCTCACCGGGCTGCCCGTCGACGTCGCCCGCGTCGCGGTGCGCATGATCCACTCCTGCGGCATGGTCGACCTCGCCGGCGACCTCGGGTACTCGTCGCAGGTGGTCGCTGCGGCGCGGACGGCGCTGCTGGCCGGCGCGCCGATCCTGTGCGACGCGCACATGGTGGCCTCGGGCATCACGCGCTCGCGGCTGCCGGCCGGCAACGACGTCGTGTGCACGCTGTCCGACCCCGGCGTGCCCGAGCTGGCTGCGCGGATCGGCAACACCCGCTCGGCCGCCGCGCTGGACCACTGGCTGCCGCGCCTCGACGGCGCGGTCGTGGCGATCGGCAACGCGCCCACCGCGCTGTTCCGGCTGCTGGAGCTCGTCGCCGACGGCGCGCCGCGGCCGGCCGCCGTGCTCGGCATCCCGGTCGGCTTCATCGGCGCGGCCGAGTCGAAGGAGGCGCTCGCGGCGTCGGGCCTGGAGCATCTCGTCGTGCACGGCCGCCGCGGCGGCAGCGCGATGGCGGTGGCCGCGGTGAACGCGATCGCCAGCGAGGAGGAGTGA
- the cobM gene encoding precorrin-4 C(11)-methyltransferase: protein MTVHFVGAGPGAADLITLRAQRLLASCRVCLYAGSLVPAEVLAHCPPDARLVDTADLTLDEIVAELVAADARGEDVVRLCSGDPSVFSAVAEQVRRLEQADVAYDVVPGVPAFAAAAATLGRELTVPAVAQSVVLTRFAQRATPMPAGEDLTTHATPGTTLVLHLAVQAIDEVVAQLTPRYGADCPVAVVAYASRPDEVVLRATLATIAAQVRAAGVRRTAVVVVGTALAAAHFPDSHLYSASRTR, encoded by the coding sequence GTGACCGTCCACTTCGTGGGGGCGGGCCCGGGCGCCGCCGACCTGATCACGCTGCGGGCGCAGCGGCTGCTCGCCTCGTGCCGGGTGTGCCTCTACGCCGGCTCGCTCGTACCGGCCGAGGTGCTCGCGCACTGCCCGCCCGACGCCCGCCTCGTCGACACCGCCGACCTCACGCTGGACGAGATCGTCGCCGAGCTCGTGGCCGCCGACGCCCGCGGCGAGGACGTCGTCCGGCTCTGCTCGGGCGACCCGTCCGTCTTCAGCGCCGTGGCCGAGCAGGTGCGCCGGCTGGAGCAGGCCGACGTCGCGTACGACGTCGTGCCCGGCGTCCCCGCCTTCGCGGCGGCGGCCGCCACCCTGGGGCGCGAGCTGACGGTGCCCGCGGTCGCGCAGAGCGTGGTGCTGACCCGTTTCGCGCAGCGGGCGACGCCGATGCCGGCCGGCGAGGACCTCACCACGCACGCCACCCCGGGGACGACGCTGGTGCTGCACCTCGCGGTCCAGGCGATCGACGAGGTCGTGGCGCAGCTGACGCCGCGCTACGGCGCCGACTGTCCGGTGGCCGTCGTCGCGTACGCCAGCCGCCCCGACGAGGTCGTCCTGCGCGCCACGCTCGCGACGATCGCCGCGCAGGTCCGGGCGGCGGGCGTCCGGCGGACCGCCGTCGTCGTCGTCGGGACGGCCCTCGCGGCCGCCCACTTCCCCGACAGCCACCTGTACTCGGCGTCCCGCACCCGCTGA
- a CDS encoding glycosyltransferase, producing MIGYYVHHHGSGHLTRASTVAAACAEPVVALSSLPEPAAHPFAGWVTLPADPPLPGAMDADAGGALHWAPVESPGYRARMRRLVEWAAAAGPRLVVVDVSVEVAALLRLTGVPVAVVAMPGERDDPAHTLAYRLATAVLAPWPREVYDPAYLRPFAAKTTWTGALSRFDGHPAPPAPQPGRLLVLLGTGGTEVTGADVDALAAATGWPTRAAGVAGRPRSEDVLADLHAAEVVVTHAGLNALAEVSAARRAAVVLPQSRPFAEQHATAAALDDAGLAVVLPGWPAAERWPAVLAAARERGGAGWARWNDGSGARRFAACLARTALVGAPA from the coding sequence GTGATCGGCTACTACGTCCACCATCACGGCAGCGGGCACCTGACCCGCGCGAGCACCGTGGCCGCCGCGTGCGCCGAGCCGGTCGTCGCGCTGTCGTCGCTGCCCGAGCCCGCGGCGCACCCGTTCGCGGGCTGGGTCACGCTGCCGGCCGACCCGCCGCTCCCCGGCGCGATGGACGCCGACGCCGGCGGCGCGCTGCACTGGGCCCCGGTGGAGTCACCGGGCTACCGCGCGCGGATGCGCCGGCTCGTGGAGTGGGCCGCGGCCGCGGGGCCGCGGCTCGTGGTCGTCGACGTCTCGGTCGAGGTGGCGGCGCTGCTGCGACTGACCGGCGTGCCGGTCGCCGTCGTCGCGATGCCCGGCGAGCGGGACGACCCGGCCCACACCCTCGCCTACCGGCTGGCGACGGCCGTGCTCGCGCCGTGGCCCCGTGAGGTCTACGACCCCGCGTACCTGCGGCCCTTCGCGGCCAAGACGACGTGGACGGGCGCGCTCTCGCGCTTCGACGGCCACCCGGCGCCGCCGGCCCCGCAGCCGGGCCGGCTGCTGGTGCTGCTCGGCACCGGCGGCACCGAGGTCACCGGTGCCGACGTGGACGCGCTCGCGGCCGCGACCGGCTGGCCGACCCGGGCCGCCGGGGTGGCCGGCCGCCCGCGCAGCGAGGACGTCCTCGCCGACCTGCACGCCGCCGAGGTCGTCGTGACGCACGCGGGGCTGAACGCACTCGCCGAGGTGTCGGCCGCCCGGCGGGCCGCGGTGGTGTTGCCGCAGTCGCGCCCCTTCGCCGAGCAGCACGCGACCGCCGCCGCGCTCGACGACGCCGGGCTGGCCGTCGTGCTGCCCGGCTGGCCGGCGGCCGAGCGCTGGCCGGCGGTCCTGGCCGCCGCCCGCGAGCGGGGCGGCGCGGGCTGGGCCCGGTGGAACGACGGGAGTGGGGCGCGGCGCTTCGCCGCCTGCCTGGCCCGCACCGCCCTCGTCGGGGCACCGGCGTGA
- a CDS encoding cobalt-precorrin-6A reductase, with the protein MRVLVLGGTGEARDLARRLVTAGADVTSSLAGRVSRPALPVGDVRIGGFGGAAGLAEFLREFAPTIVVDATHPFAATISANAAAACAATSVPLLVVCRPGWTARAGDDWTRVSDIAAAAEHVRTSPAGTVFLTTGRRDLAVFADDDRHDYLVRIVDPPDVPLPPRTTLLLDRGPYDLDRERALLQAHDVRLLVTKDSGGPLTVAKLDAARELGVPVLVVDRPPLPDGVTAVDTVDAVLSRLPGSAAG; encoded by the coding sequence GTGCGCGTGCTGGTGCTCGGCGGGACCGGCGAGGCCCGCGACCTCGCCCGTCGACTGGTCACGGCCGGCGCCGACGTCACGAGCTCGCTGGCGGGCCGGGTCAGCCGGCCCGCGCTGCCGGTGGGCGACGTCCGCATCGGCGGCTTCGGTGGCGCTGCCGGGCTCGCCGAGTTCTTGCGCGAGTTCGCGCCAACCATCGTGGTCGACGCCACGCACCCCTTCGCTGCCACCATCTCCGCCAACGCGGCGGCCGCCTGCGCGGCGACGTCCGTCCCGCTGCTCGTGGTGTGCCGCCCCGGCTGGACCGCGCGGGCCGGCGACGACTGGACCCGGGTGTCCGACATCGCGGCGGCCGCCGAGCACGTGCGGACGTCACCGGCAGGCACCGTCTTCCTCACCACCGGACGGCGCGACCTCGCCGTGTTCGCCGACGACGACCGGCACGACTACCTGGTGCGGATCGTCGATCCGCCCGACGTGCCGCTGCCGCCACGCACGACCCTGCTGCTCGACCGCGGCCCGTACGACCTCGACCGCGAGCGCGCGCTGCTGCAGGCGCACGACGTGCGGCTGCTGGTGACGAAGGACAGCGGCGGCCCGCTCACCGTCGCCAAGCTGGACGCCGCGCGCGAGCTCGGCGTCCCGGTGCTCGTCGTCGACCGGCCGCCGCTGCCCGACGGGGTGACCGCCGTCGACACCGTCGACGCGGTGCTCAGTCGGCTGCCGGGTAGCGCCGCGGGGTGA